In Planctomycetota bacterium, a genomic segment contains:
- a CDS encoding sigma-70 family RNA polymerase sigma factor, giving the protein MERLEEVVRRVRAGDREAYSEIVRAYQDMLLAYAAFRVPDPALVDEVVQQTFIRAYEQLDEYRPGKDFGVWLRAICRFMILAELKRACRERENRREYRERLKLRLLEEALGRAEGGAEGDLRERLERCLDRLQETSRALLRYRYEQLLKIEEIARRLDQSAAWVATTLFRIREALRECLEQGTA; this is encoded by the coding sequence ATGGAACGCCTCGAGGAGGTGGTCCGGCGCGTCCGGGCCGGCGATCGGGAAGCTTACTCGGAGATCGTTCGCGCCTACCAGGACATGCTCCTCGCGTACGCCGCGTTCCGCGTGCCCGATCCGGCTCTCGTGGACGAGGTCGTTCAGCAGACCTTCATCCGCGCCTACGAGCAGCTCGACGAGTACCGCCCCGGCAAGGACTTCGGCGTCTGGCTGCGCGCCATCTGCCGCTTCATGATCCTGGCCGAGCTCAAACGCGCCTGCCGCGAGCGGGAGAACCGCCGCGAGTATCGCGAACGCCTCAAGCTCCGGCTTCTGGAAGAAGCGCTCGGGCGTGCGGAGGGCGGCGCCGAAGGGGATCTGCGGGAGCGCCTCGAACGGTGCCTCGACCGGCTTCAGGAGACGTCCCGCGCCCTCCTGCGGTACCGCTACGAGCAGCTCCTCAAGATCGAGGAGATCGCCCGCCGCCTGGACCAGTCCGCCGCGTGGGTGGCCACGACGCTTTTCCGCATCCGCGAGGCCCTGCGCGAGTGCCTCGAACAGGGGACGGCATGA